The DNA segment TAGAATTCTCCCGGTGAGCGATCTGCCCTGGCATCCTCATCGCGAAAGCATGGAGCAATCTGAAAATAGCGATCAAAACCGGACGCCATCAGAATTTGTTTAAACTGCTGAGGAGCCTGTGGCAATGCATAGAATTTGCCCTCATGAAGTCTGGATGGAACAAGATAATCCCTTGCACCTTCCGGTGAGGAACAGGTCAAAATTGGTGTCGTAATCTCTAAAAATCCAAGTTCTGTCATTCTCTGTCTGAGTTCTGCAATGATCTTACTTCTCAGAACGATCTTGTCCTTTATTTTTGGATTACGAAGATCCAGATAGCGATATTTCAGACGTAAATTTTCGTCAGCCTCTGTAGATCGATTAATCTCGAATGGCAGTGCCTGGTGTCTGCATTCACCCAGCAAAGTGATCTTCCCCGGAACTACCTCAATATCTCCTGTCGAAAGATTTTCGTTCTTACTGGAACGCTCTCTTACTATACCATCCACACGAATGGTAGATTCATTATTGATACTATCTATTATGCTCATCATATCCTCTGTATCAATTACAATCTGAGTCGTTCCATAGAAATCTCTGAGTATTAAAAACCCGAGATTCTTAGAAACTTTACGCAGATTTTCATACCATCCAACTAAAGTGACCTTTTCTCCGATATTGCTGCTTCGGAGTTCATTACACGTATGTGTTCTAGACTGTGTCATCTAAGTTCTCCTTATAATCAATTAATAATTTCTATGATATCAGGGTCAAAAGGTCCTGCGTTTCATGCTTGCATGAAAAAGCATGACCTTGAGACCCGAACAAACATGAGAAAGCAGCCCGATTAGGGTGTATTTCGAATGTTTGTAGGATTACGTAAGCACAAAGTGCGGAGTAATCCGTGTATCATATGGGGTCAAATTACTTTTGACCCCATCATCTTTCTATTATACCAGAAACATAAAGTCAACTCAATATAGCACCGACATAATAACCTTTAAATACAAAAAAAGACCCTGTCAGTATGACAGGATCTCATCTCTAACTCCCCGAGTAGGGTTCGAACCTACGACAACTCGGTTAACAGCCGAGGGCTCTACCGCTGAGCTATCGAGGATTATTCTGTTTTGGATACTTTACATACGTATCTTCAAAACCGCATACAAATTATAACATCATTCCATCTTTTTGTAAACACCGGACCTTCACTTGATGATAAACTTCATCAAGTGTCGAGGTCAAGCCCTCGACCGATTAGTAACAGTCAGCTCCATACATTGCTGTACTTCCACCTCTGCCCTATCTACCTCGTCGTCTTCAAGGGGTCTTACTTCTTTCGAATGGGATATCTCATCTTGAGGTGAGCTTCACGCTTAGATGCCTTCAGCGTTTCTCTCTTCCCGGCTTGGCTACCCTGCCCTGAGCCTGGCGGCTCAACAGGTACACCAGCGGCCGGTCCATCCCGGTCCTCTCGTACTAAGGACAGCTCCTCTCAAATATCCTACGCCCACGCCGGATAGGGACCGAACTGTCTCACGACGTTCTGAACCCAGCTCGCGTACCGCTTTAATGGGCGAACAGCCCAACCCTTGGGACCTACTACAGCCCCAGGATGCGATGAGCCGACATCGAGGTGCCAAACCACTCCGTCGATGTGAACTCTTGGGAGTGATAAGCCTGTTATCCCCAGGGTAGCTTTTATCCGTTGAGCGATGGCAATCCCACTTTCATACCACCGGATCACTAAGTCCTACTTTCGTATCTGCTCCACCCGTCGGTGTCGCAGTTAAGCTCCCTTCTGCCTTTGCACTCTTTGAATGGTTTCCAACCATCCTGAGGGAACCTTTGAGCGCCTCCGATACTCTTTCGGAGGCGACCGCCCCAGTCAAACTCCCCGTCTGGCATTGTCCCATGTCCGGTTCACGGACTCTGGTTAGAAATCCACTACTGCAAGGGCGGTATCCCAACAGCGGCTCCAAAGATACTTGCGTACCTTCTTCTTAGCCTCCCGCCTATCCTGTACATGCAGTACCGGGTCCCAGTACCAAACTGGAGTAAAGCTCCATGGGGTCTTTCCGTCCTGGCGCGGGTAACCAGCATCTTCACTGGTACTTCAATTTCACCGGATGCATTGTTGAGACAGCGCTCAAATCATTACGCCTTTCGTGCGGGTCGGAACTTACCCGACAAGGAATTTCGCTACCTTAGGACCGTTATAGTTACGGCCGCCGTTTACTGGGGCTTAAATTCAAAGCTTTGAGCCGTAGCTCTGACCTCTCCTCTTAACCTTCCAGCACCGGGCAGGCGTCAGCCCATATACTTCACCTTTCGGTTTCGCATAGACCTGTGTTTTTGCTAAACAGTTGCTTGAGCCTTTTCTCTGCGGCCTGACTTTCGCCAGGCACCCCTTCTCCCGAAGTTACGGGGCCATTTTGCCGAGTTCCTTAACAATGCTTCTTCCGTCGGCCTTAGGATTCTCTCCTCATCTACCTGTGTCGGTTTACGGTACGGGTACAATAAAAACAATAGCGGCTTTTCTTGATCCATGGCTCACACGCTTCCCTACTTTACTTCGGTCCGCTTCACGTCTTTGGATTGTACTGCGGTTTTACCTGCAGCACTCCTCCTTCGCTTGCACGCGGCTTTCCATTCCGCGCCCGTGCTCTCCACACATGTCCCCACAGTTCTGTTTTACTGCAGTGCAGGAATCTCCACCTGCTTTCCATCGACTACGGCTTTCGCCCTCGCCTTAGGTCCCGACTTACCCAGAGAAGATCAGCTTTACTCTGGAAACCTTGGATATTCGGCCGAGAGGATTCTCACCTCTCTCTCGCTACTCATTCCGGCATTCTCTCTTCTCAGATCTCCACGGCCCCTTCCGGTACCGCTTCTTCGTTCTGACAATGCTCCTCTACCAATGATCTTACAATCATTCCTGAGCTTCGGTGTCGTGTTTTAGCCCCGGACATTTTCGGCGCAGAACCTCTCGACCAGTGAGCTGTTACGCACTCTTTTAATGTATGGCTGCTTCTGAGCCAACATCCTGGTTGTCTTTGAAATCCCACATCCTTTTCCACTTAACACGCACTTTGGGACCTTAGCTGCAGATCTGGGCTGTTTCCCTTTTGACCATCCAACTTATCTCGTATGGTCTGACTCCCAGACATCGGTATCACGGCATTCGCAGTTTGATATCCTTTGGTAAGCTTTGACGCCCCCTTGGGAATTCAGTGCTCTACCTCCGTGTATCTTGTCTGAGGCTAGCCCTAAAGCTATTTCGAGGAGAACCAGCTATCTCCGGGTTCGATTGGAATTTCTCCCCTACCCACACCTCATCGCCACCCTTTTCAACGGATGTGCGTTCGGTCCTCCACGGCCTTTTACGGCAGCTTCAACCTGGACATGGGTAGATCACCCGGTTTCGGGTCTGCGTGTTCCGACTTTCGCCCTCTTAAGACTTGGTTTCCCTTCGGCTCCACACCTGACAGTGCTTAACCTTGCCGGCACCCGCAACTCGCCGGACCGTTCTACAAAAAGTACGCGGTTGATGGCTGTGGACTCACCTATTCTCATGCTGCAATGCGGTCGCTACGGCTTCGAGTACAAGGAAACTCACGCAGACGTAGTTGTCTACGTCGAGTAAGTTGACGATGTAATCGCTGTCGTAACGGCTGCAGAGCTCATGAAGATAGGTGAACCCACAGGCACATCTTCCACAGCTTGTAAACACAGGGTTTCAGGTTCTCTTTCACTCCCCTCCCGGGGTCCTTTTCACCTTTCCTTCACAGTACTATGCGCTATCGGTCACTGAGGAGTATTTAGCCTTGGGGGGTGGTCCCCCCGTCTTCCCACAAGGTTTCTCGTGTCTCGTGGTACTCTGGATCCTGCCGGTCTTTCCTTCTTTTCGCCTACGGGTCTTTCACCCTCTTTGGATGGCTTTCCCAAAACCATTCGGCTAAGTTAGAAAGTACCTCCTGCAGTCCAAAACCCCATGGTGCACGCACCATGGTTTGGGCTCTTTCCCGTTCGCTCGCCGCTACTTGGAAAATCGAGTTTTCTTTCTTCTCCTCGGGGTACTTAGATGTTTCAGTTCCCCCGGTTCCCTTCCCTACGTTATGAATTGGCGTAGGAATGCATGAGGTCTGCTCATGCGGGTTTCCCCATTCGGATATCTCCGGATCTCAGGCTGTGTGCGCCTCCCCGAAGCTTTTCGCAGCTTGCCGCGTCCTTCTTAGGCTCTCAGTGCCAAGGCATCCACCCTGCGCTCTTAATGCTTGACCTTTGTTGGTCCACCTCCCCGCTAGCGTGCGGTTCGGTTTTGTGTTTACTGATTCTGTATTGGAATCCATGTCTGACTCTCATCTTCCATGGACTTCGACTTTCTTTAAAAGCATCGATTCTTTCGAATCTATCTGGTTTCGATAACATCATGTATTCTCATACACAATGCCTCGGATGTCTTTTCTCTATCTTGCGTTTTTCACGCTTGGATATAGATATAATCTGTATGCGGTTTTCAAGGTACGTATCTGACTGAATCTTTATCAGTCATCAGGAAACAAAACAAAGAAACGAAAAACCTTGCAAGGCTCTCTCCTCTTTCGTTTTACCTTCTGATCACTGGTAAAAACCAGCTCTAACAGCACTTCCCTGCTGATAAAGGTTAGCACACTTCTTTGGGTGCCTGTTCTATTCTCATCAAGTGCTTCACCTACACTTTGTATTAGGTGCTGGCAGCCACCTGCTCTCCCACACCGTTACCAGTGTAGTACCATCGGCCGCTTAAGGCTTAACCTTCGTGTTCGGGATGGGTACGGGTGTTTCCCCTAAACGCATCGCCGCCAGCAGTTAGTTATTCAGTTTTGAGACTGACAAGCTGTAAAAGTTTCGTTTCTGTTACTTTTACACTTGATAACTAAACAGTAAAACACATCCGGTTACTCATCCGTTTCCTTAGAAAGGAGGTGATCCAGCCGCACCTTCCGATACGGCTACCTTGTTACGACTTCACCCCAGTTACCAGCTCCACCTTCGACTGCTCCGTCCTCCGTAGAGGTTCGGTCACAGGCTTCGGGCATTTCCGGCTCCCATGGTGTGACGGGCGGTGTGTACAAGACCCGGGAACGTATTCACCGCGGCATTCTGATCCGCGATTACTAGCGATTCCAGCTTCATGTAGTCGAGTTGCAGACTACAATCCGAACTGAGACGTTATTTTTGGGGTTCGCTTCCGGTCTCCCGTTCGCTTCCCTCTGTTTCCGCCATTGTAGCACGTGTGTAGCCCAAATCATAAGGGGCATGATGATTTGACGTCATCCCCGCCTTCCTCCAGGTTATCCCTGGCAGTCTCATCAGAGTGCCCAGCTCTACCTGCTGGCTACTGACAATAAGGGTTGCGCTCGTTGCGGGACTTAACCCAACATCTCACGACACGAGCTGACGACAACCATGCACCACCTGTCTCCTCTGTCCCGAAGGAAAGGTACCATTACGTACCGGTCAGAGGGATGTCAAGATTTGGTAAGGTTCTTCGCGTTGCTTCGAATTAAACCACATGCTCCACCGCTTGTGCGGGTCCCCGTCAATTCCTTTGAGTTTTATTCTTGCGAACGTACTCCCCAGGTGGAATGCTTAATGCGTTTGCGGCGGCACCGAAAAGCTGTGCTTCCCGACACCTAGCATTCATCGTTTACGGCGTGGACTACCAGGGTATCTAATCCTGTTTGCTACCCACGCTTTCGAGCCTCAACGTCAGTTACCGTCCAGTAAGCCGCCTTCGCCACTGGTGTTCTTCCTAATATCTACGCATTTCACCGCTACACTAGGAATTCCGCTTACCCCTCCGGTACTCAAGATCTGCAGTTTCCAAAGCAGTCCCAGGGTTGAGCCCTGGAATTTCACTTCAGACTTGCCGGTCCGTCTACGCTCCCTTTACACCCAGTAAATCCGGATAACGCTTGCCCCCTACGTATTACCGCGGCTGCTGGCACGTAGTTAGCCGGGGCTTCTTAGTCAGGTACCGTCATTTTCTTCCCTGCTGATAGAGCTTTACATACCGAAATACTTCTTCACTCACGCGGCGTCGCTGCATCAGGCTTTCGCCCATTGTGCAAGATTCCCCACTGCTGCCTCCCGTAGGAGTCTGGGCCGTGTCTCAGTCCCAATGTGGCCGGTCGCCCTCTCAGGCCGGCTATGGATCGTTGCCTTGGTAGGCCTTTGCCCTGCCAACTAGCTAATCCAACGCGGGTCCATCTCATACCACCGGAGTTTTTCACACGGCATCATGCGATGCTGTGCGCTTATGCGGTATTAGCAGCTGTTTCCAACTGTTATCCCCCGGTACGAGGCAGGTTCCCCACGCGTTACTCACCCGTCCGCCGCTGTCTATTCCTTCCTCTGTCCGAAGACTTTGGAAAGAATTTCTCGCTCGACTTGCATGTGTTAAGCACGCCGCCAGCGTTCATCCTGAGCCAGGATCAAACTCTCTGATCAATATGATCATCCGCTGATTTCTCAGTTGATGCAAAGTTCGTTCCAGGTCAAAATCAACTACTAGCTAATTTATCCCTTTTACTGTTTTTTAAGGATCTTTCGATCGTTCATTGTTAATTCTCAAATGGACTTTCGAGGATGTGTTTTACTGTTTAATTATCAAGGTTCCTGTTCGTTCCTGTTTTTGCAGCAACTTGATTATCTTATCACGCTGTATCTGCTTTGTCAAGAACTTTTTCTTTCTTTTTATCTCAATATGAGATGTTTTGCTGTGCAGCTTGTTTCGTCGACAGCTTGATTATCTTATCACATATTAGTATCTTTTGTCAACACTTTTTTATGATAATCTTGGATCTAATTTCTGCCCACTGATAATCAACGGAGAAGGAGGGATTTGAACCCTCGCGCCGCTATTAACGACCTACTCCCTTTCCAGGGGAGCCCCTTCAGCCAGCTTGGGTACTTCTCCACTTGCCTGAATTATATACATTCATTCAATTCGTATCCACTATATGATATCCAACGCTTACACTTGACCATTGAAAACCATATCGTGAAAACGGAGAGGGTGGGATTCGAACCCACGCGCCCTTTCGGACAAACGGTTTTCAAGACCGCCTCGTTATGACCGCTTCGATACCTCTCCATATGCAATTCACCCTCATGAACCTACATGTTTTCCTATAAGAATCACTGAATCGCGCATTGGATATCATATCATCAGCAGTGTAAAATGTCAATAACTTTTTTTCTGTTTTTTAACATTTTTCCAATTGTTGGGCAAAAATCTCTGCTATTTCGAGATCTTCCGCTGTTGTGATCTTAATGTTTTTGTAATTCCCTTCATATGTGAAGACCGGATAATTATCCATCTTCTCCACTACGGTTGCATCATCTGTAATTCCAGTCTTATCTTGTGTCTGCAGCCTGTCATAAGCACTGCGGATCACCTCATAGCGAAATATCTGAGGCGTCTGTACAATCCAGACCTCATCACGATTCGGCGTTTCCCTCACCAGACCATTGCGGTCTGTCAGTTTGATTGTATCTTTCGATGGAACAGCGGCCACACATGCTCCGGTACTTATCACCTTTTCATAGCCTCGCAAAAGAATCTCCTCTGTCAGGAATGGGCGAGCCCCATCATGAATAAACACATAATCCGGTTCATTGCAAAGCTTGAGCCCTTCATAAACAGAATCATATCTTTCGGAACCACCTGCTATGATATGTGTCACCTTTGTAAAACCACATTGTGCTGAAAAATGTTTTTCGCAGTAAGGGAGCATTTCCTGCGCCGTCACCAAAATCACCTCATTGATCAGAACGCAATTCTGGAAACATTCCAGTGAATAGTATAACACAGGTTTGTCCAGAATATTCATAAACTGTTTGGGGATTTTGCTTTCCATACGGGTCCCCTTTCCCGCAGCGAGAAGTATCGCCGTACATTTATCCCTTTTCATGCAAATTCTCTACCCCTCTTTTCAGATACTCTTCGACGACCGCAGTTCCAACATGCCTTTTGTTTTCATGATGGCTGCCTCCCTTTATCATGTGCGCCAAAGCTTTTCAGCGCTCACCGAGTTTTAAGTTCGGCACGGCATTTAGATCAAGATCGCTTCTCGTCCCTTTTTGATATTCATAATATGCTGCAACTCCAATCATAGCCGCATTGTCGGTACAAAATATTGGTGACGGATGATAAAACGTAATAGTTTCACGCTGACATGCCTCTTTCATGGCCGCTCTCAGATGTCGGTTCGAGGCTACTCCCCCTGCAATAGCGAGCTTATCAACATGAAAGTCTCTCGCACCGCGGATTGCAGTGTCCACCAGCACATCTGTCACTGCTTTCTGAAAAGAAGCTGCGACATCCGCTCTGTTTACCGGCTCATCTTTCATCTTACACTGATTCAGGTAATTCAAGACTGCCGATTTCAAACCACTAAAACTGAAATCATAAGGAGCCCCCTCTACCTTTGCCCGTGGAAATGCAATTGCATCCGGATTTCCCTCCTCTGACAGCTTATCTATCTTCGGACCGCCGGGATATCCTAGTCCTATCGCTCTGGCCACTTTGTCGAATGCTTCTCCTGCTGCATCGTCTCGTGTTCTTCCAAGGATTTCAAATTCACCATAGTCTTTGACAATCACCAGATGGGTATGCCCTCCAGATATGATTTCACACATAAAAGGTGGCTCTAGTTCGGGATATTCAATATAATTGGCGCTGACATGCCCTTCTATATGATGCACACCGATCAACGGCAGATGTTTTGCATAGGCAATCGCCTTAGCCTCAGACACCCCGACCAGCAATGCTCCGACAAGTCCCGGTCCGTAAGTTACGCCGATCGCATCAATATCATCCAACGTGACATTTGCATCGGAAAGTGCCTGTTTTATGACCTGATTAATCCTTTCAATATGCTTTCTGGAAGCAATCTCCGGTACAACGCCCCCATATAACGTATGCAGTTCTATCTGAGATGAAATCACATTCGACAATATGATTCTTCCATTTTTCACGACAGAAGCTGCCGTTTCGTCACAAGAACTCTCTATTCCCAGTATCAAGATATCTTTTTCACTCATTTTCAATTTTGCCCTCTTCAAATAACAACTCCACGGATCTGCCATCTTTTGCTGTATATGTCTCCGGAAAGATTTCACGTGCGCTGTCCAGATATTGATCTGGATGGGCAAGTGAGGGGCTATAGTGAGTCAGCCACATCTGACGGACGTCGGCTTCTTTTGCAAGGCTTGCAGCCTCCCTGAAAGTCATGTGCTTATATTCTTTCGCCTTGACATCTTTATCTGGCTCTCCATACATTCCCTCACAGATAAACAAATCTGAACCGGCAGCATGTTCCGAAATAACGGGAACTGGTCTGGTATCTGTACAGTAAGTTACTTTGATCCCTTTTCTTACGTCACCAAGTACCATATCGGGTGTGTAAGTCAGACCGTCACTCTCTATCGTCTCTCCCTTTTGAAGACAATTCCAGTACTTCACAGGTATATTCTGAGCCTGTGCCCTCTTTACATCGAACTTTCCGCTGCGTGGAATCTCAATCGTATAACCGTAACATATAACACTGTGGTTCACCCGATAAGCTGTGATATGGTATCCATCAATCTCGAACTTTTGCTCACGCTCTGCAATCTCGATACATCGAATCGGAAATGGCAGTTCCGGACAAATGACACGAAGTGCTGACACAACTCTGTTGAGTCCCTTTGGTCCAATCAGTGTCAGAGTTTCCGTCCTTTCGGCATTTCCCATCGTCAGCAGAAGTCCCGGCAGGCCACTGATATGATCCGCATGGTAGTGGGTAAAACATATCACATCAATCGGTTTGAATGTCCATCCTTTTTCTTTAATTGCTATCTGCGTTCCCTCGCCGCAGTCAATCAGTAAATTACTTCCATTATATCTGGTCATCAGAGAGGTCAGCCATCTGTTTGGCAGGGGCATCATCCCTCCGGTTCCCAATAAACATACATCTAACATCAATACTCCTTACTCAATCTTCTGTTCTATCTGATTACGTATTTCCTGCATTCTGTAATCCAGACTGCTTGTAATTTCGGCACAGTTTTTTAGTTCCCTGGAAATACTGTCATAATTCTCGACATCTTTCTTATATGCAAGTTTATGTTCAAGGCTTGCCCAGAAATCCATTGCAATTGTCCGAAACTGAACTTCTACCTTCATCATCTTTTTCCCTTCTGTAAAGAATACGGGCACTTCCAAAATCAAGTGCAGACTGCGATATCCATTTGGTTTGGGATTTTGGATATAGTCCTTTCTCTTAATAATGCGGATATCATCCTGCTTTTCAATCATTTGGGCCACATTATAGATATCCTCCGGAAAAGAGCAGATCACACGGATTCCGGCTATATCTGTAAGGTTTTCCTCTATATTCTCCAAGGTCAGTTCCAACCCTTTTCGTTTCATCTTTTCTACAATTGCAAAAGGCGTCTTTATACGGCTCTTAATTGTCTCTATTGGATTTCTCTGGAAGTTATTTTTAAATTCTTCATTTAAGACCCGGATCTTTGTCTCCACTTCCATAGATGCACAGTGATATTGTAACATCATCTTACGAAATGGTTCCATCTTCTCCATGATTTTTTCAGGGTTCTCTGCCTTCAGCACTTCATTAATCGTTTCTTCTGAACTCATGTATTAGCTCTTCCTCTC comes from the Blautia liquoris genome and includes:
- the ispD gene encoding 2-C-methyl-D-erythritol 4-phosphate cytidylyltransferase → MKRDKCTAILLAAGKGTRMESKIPKQFMNILDKPVLYYSLECFQNCVLINEVILVTAQEMLPYCEKHFSAQCGFTKVTHIIAGGSERYDSVYEGLKLCNEPDYVFIHDGARPFLTEEILLRGYEKVISTGACVAAVPSKDTIKLTDRNGLVRETPNRDEVWIVQTPQIFRYEVIRSAYDRLQTQDKTGITDDATVVEKMDNYPVFTYEGNYKNIKITTAEDLEIAEIFAQQLEKC
- a CDS encoding GTP pyrophosphokinase; protein product: MSSEETINEVLKAENPEKIMEKMEPFRKMMLQYHCASMEVETKIRVLNEEFKNNFQRNPIETIKSRIKTPFAIVEKMKRKGLELTLENIEENLTDIAGIRVICSFPEDIYNVAQMIEKQDDIRIIKRKDYIQNPKPNGYRSLHLILEVPVFFTEGKKMMKVEVQFRTIAMDFWASLEHKLAYKKDVENYDSISRELKNCAEITSSLDYRMQEIRNQIEQKIE
- a CDS encoding ribonuclease Z; protein product: MLDVCLLGTGGMMPLPNRWLTSLMTRYNGSNLLIDCGEGTQIAIKEKGWTFKPIDVICFTHYHADHISGLPGLLLTMGNAERTETLTLIGPKGLNRVVSALRVICPELPFPIRCIEIAEREQKFEIDGYHITAYRVNHSVICYGYTIEIPRSGKFDVKRAQAQNIPVKYWNCLQKGETIESDGLTYTPDMVLGDVRKGIKVTYCTDTRPVPVISEHAAGSDLFICEGMYGEPDKDVKAKEYKHMTFREAASLAKEADVRQMWLTHYSPSLAHPDQYLDSAREIFPETYTAKDGRSVELLFEEGKIENE
- the tsaD gene encoding tRNA (adenosine(37)-N6)-threonylcarbamoyltransferase complex transferase subunit TsaD translates to MSEKDILILGIESSCDETAASVVKNGRIILSNVISSQIELHTLYGGVVPEIASRKHIERINQVIKQALSDANVTLDDIDAIGVTYGPGLVGALLVGVSEAKAIAYAKHLPLIGVHHIEGHVSANYIEYPELEPPFMCEIISGGHTHLVIVKDYGEFEILGRTRDDAAGEAFDKVARAIGLGYPGGPKIDKLSEEGNPDAIAFPRAKVEGAPYDFSFSGLKSAVLNYLNQCKMKDEPVNRADVAASFQKAVTDVLVDTAIRGARDFHVDKLAIAGGVASNRHLRAAMKEACQRETITFYHPSPIFCTDNAAMIGVAAYYEYQKGTRSDLDLNAVPNLKLGER